The genomic DNA GGTAGCGCTGCATCGCCAGGTCGTGGACGGCCAGGGGGAACGAGAGCGCCACGGCCCCCGCCAGCAGCACGCTGGACCAGGAGCGTTCGCGCCACGCGCCCAGCGCCGCCACGCACAGCACCACCAGGGCCGGAGGAAACAGCGCCAGGCGCAACAGCGGCAGCATCGCCTCGTGCCGCAGGTCCCACAGTGGCAGGGCCGCCAGCGCCACCAAGCCGCAATAGGCGACCACGGCGCGCGCCAGCCGCGGATAGCCCCGGCCCAGCATCCGGCACAACAGGAAGAAGGAGCAGGCCGACGACCCCAGCGAGCCCACGAGCGTGAGCCAGGAGAACCATTCATCGGGCACGCCGAAGCCCTCGGCATCGACCAGGTAGAACAGCGTGGCCAGCAAGTGCCCCACCGACAGCAGGAAGAACAGCAGGTAGCCCGCCTCGCCCCGGCCGCGCCGCACCAGCCACACCGCCAGCGCGAACACACCCAGCACGAGGTAGGCACCGCGCAGGTAGGCCACCAGGTCGGTCTGCAGCAGGCTGCGCAGCCGCCACCCCGGCCAGAGCGCCTCGGCCGGCCCGGCCCACACGCTGGACAGCGCGCCGCCCACGCCGGGCAGGTTGGCCATGCGCACATGCACCTCCAGGGGAACGCCGGGCGCAGCATGGCCCGCCAGGTCCACCCACACCGGGCGGTTGAAGCTGTTCCAGACCCGGCTGCCGTGCGACTGCCAGACGAGGTGCCCATCGGCATACACCGCCACCGTGCCCACTGTCTGCCAGCGCGGGATGTACAGGCGCGTGCCCTGGGGCGTGGCGGCGAGCGCCTCGCCCGGCACCCGCAGGCGGTACCACCACACCTCGGGTGGCGCATCGGCCTGCGCGGCTGTCGAGACCGTGCTGCGTGCGCGGGCATGTGGCAGGTCCACCGTGCTCCACGGTATGGTGCTCGAAAGCACTGCATCGGGTGATTCGTGCAGCGAGGGCGGCGGCGCCCAGCCCCCGCTGGCGGGATTCCACGCCTGCGCCTGCACCAGGTGCGCGGGCAGCACGCCTGCCAGCGCCGCGCCCCCGGCGGCGGCACCGGCCAGCAAGAACCGCAGCGCCAGGCGCGCGAGATCAAGCCACATCGATCCACCCTTTGCGCGCCGCGGCGCTCACCGCTTCGGCCTGGGTCGTCACCTGCAGCTTGGCGTACACGCGCCGCACGAAGGTACGCACCGTGTGGCGCGACACGCCCATCGCCCGCGCCACCTCGTCCAGTGTGTAGCCGCGTGCCACCATGCGCAGCAACTCGGCCTCGCGCGCCGAAGGTGCCACCTCCGTGATCTCCGCCGCCGCCAACCCCGGCTCCAGGCCCGCTGACGGCTTGGCTGTCACGGGAGACTGCGCGCGGCGCAGCAGCAGCTTGCGCGCCACCATCGGATTGATGGGGCTGCCCCCCGCATGCAGGCTGCGCACTTCGTCCACGACGGCGCTGGGTGGCAGGTCCTTGAGCAGGTAGCCCATCGCACCGGCCTCGATGGCGCCCAGAACATGCGCCTCATCGCCAAAGATCGTGCTCACCATGGCCGCCGCCCCGGGCCAGCGCGCGCGCAGCACGGCCAGCACGTCGAGCCCGCTGCCATCGGGCAGCCCCAGGTCCAGCAGCAGCACGTCCAGCGGCGCATCGTCCGCCTGCAGCGCCGCCAGCGCTTCGGCGCGGCTGGCCGCCACCCACTGCAGATGCATGTCGGCCGCGCCTTGCAAGGCATGCGCCAGCGCGTTGCGGCAGACGAAGTCGTCCTCCACCACCGCCACGCGAATGGCAGGGGGCGCAGGCGCCGCATCCGGCGCCCAGGGAGTTGTGCGAGGAAGGGAAACCATGCGCCGATGCTGCCACAGGCCCAGGTCAAAAGCGCCGGGCCTGGCGGGGCTGCTGTGCCCGGCAGGCCGGCTGCGCCAGCCGGTACGGTGGCAAGCGGCGGATCATGTTCGGTTCTTCGGGCTGCATGCGGGGTCGGTGGGTTTCTGCATGGGTTCAAGGTCGTCAATGCGCGCCCATTCGGCGGGTGCTCTGTCCATGCTGCCATCCCCCGGGGCCCTTGTCATGTCGCCCAAACGGGGGACATACAAAACCGTGCCCATCCGGTAACTTCCGGTCCCGCAAGCAGGGGCCTGCGCCTGAATCCACAAGAACACGGTGGCCGACACCGTTCCATCCAGGGCAAGCCCGAGCGGCTTTTCTCGAACGCACCACGGAGTGAGGAATACATGATTCGGATGGTAGAGGCCGCGATGCGGCCGGGCGCAACGGCGCGCCACAGCTCCCGGCCAGGGCGCAGCGCGGGCGCATCCCTGGAAAGGTCCCGGGCGGTCCGGGGGCTCGCGCTTGCGACGGCGGTGGTCTTGCTGCAGGCCTGCGGCGGAGCGACCTTGTCGTCGTGGATCGAGGCGCCGCTTGTCGCCGACGGCTACACCCGCAACGCGGACTATTTCCCCTTCGAGCCCACGCTGCTCGTGAACCCCGACGCGAATGCGCAGCTGAAGTTCTCGTACGCCACGTTGCCGAGCGGAACGTTGACCAAGCTGGTCGTGGACAAGGCGAGCACGACGGCCTCCGTGGGGCAGGAAGCCTACACGCTGAATGCCGACAAGGTCGCGCGCGCGCGCCTGGTGCTCTATGTGGAGAAAGTGGCCGCGCCTGGCTACATCGCGATATTCAGCGCCCATCAGGACGGTGCCGATTGCTTCGAGCGCGAGGACACGGCACCCCACTGCGGCCAGTCCGTGGCCAGCGCCGATGCGGCCGCCACCGATGCGGACAGTCCCGCGCAGCCCCTGCGCATCACCACGCCGGGTTTCTACAGCTTCGATGTCACCAAGCTGGTCAAATACCGGTTGGCCAACAACGTCGAGTCGATGATGCGTGTGGGCGCGGCCCCCGATCCCAACGACAACACCTTTGGCAGTTTCGAGTTCGCGAGCAAGGAGCTTCCAGCGGGGCAGGCCCATGTACTGCACCAGCCCCAGCTGCTGATCACGCTCAGCGATGCGGTGGGCGCCACCAGGAACGCCTATGCCGCGACCAGCGTGCGCCAGTCGTCCATCGACCCCTCCGTGGCTTCACGGAATTTTGCCCAGGACGAAAATCTGTGGCTGAGCGGCGTCCCGGGCAACCGGGCATATGCGCTGATACAGCCGCAATCATTGCCCACGGGCGCCTTCACCTTGCGCACCGCCCTGAACGAGATGGGTTCCGTGGGGGTCAAGCAAACCATGGTGGCGTTCGTGAATGCGCCGGTGCCGGAACAGGCCACGGCACAGCCGCAGGCGAATTTCTACACCAGGCCGGGATTCACCTCGCAGAACCAGCAGGTCACCTCCTGGAACGGGGGCTGGACCGAACCATCCGCAGCAGCCTTGTTCGCCACCGCACCGCTCGACCGGGATGCGCAGAACCAGTCCCTGTTCGTCGATGCCAGTGAGGGCTATGTCTCCGCGCTCGCGGGTGCCTACAACGCGGATCGCCGCGAGAACTTCGCCATCGCCGGCTCGACGAACCTGCAGGCTCCGCTGACGCTGGACAGCGACAACAACACCCGGACCGGGCACATGCCGCGTTTCGTCGCCGCGATCACGCCCGTGTCGGACAGGATGCGCAATTTCATGAAGTTCGACAGGGACGACAGCGAACACACCCGCAACTACTGCCTTGCGCTGGGCGATGGGATGTGCAACCCGTCGCTGTCGCTGCGCGCGCGCCTGGGGCAGCTCTTCACAAGAAACCCCATCGTCATCGACCCAAGGGCATCGACCCCCGAAGGTTCCTACCTGCCCTATGCGACCCCGATCAACGTCGCGGTGCCGTCCAGCGGCGCCAGCGCGATCATTCAGAGTGATCCCGATCCGGCGGAGCAGGGCTTCATGGGCGATGGCGGCACCGGCTACTACATCTACGACGCCCGGGCCAACCGCGTCGCGGGCCAGTACCAGGGAATCATCAGCATGCCGGGGCACAACCTGCGCGCCGTCATCCACTTCGAGAACCTGCCGCTGCCCGCGCCGTCGCTCGGTGGCCCGGGCACCATCGACATGGTGCCCGGCGCCGCGTCGGTGACGGTCGCGGCCAATGCGCCGATCCCGTTCCGGCTGACCGTGGCCGACCCGGTCAATGCGAACATCGACGATACGACACGCTGGGCGATCACGAGCAGCAACCCGGGCGACACGATGCCGGGCGAGATCCAGCAAAGCGAAGGCAGCGCGGCGTTCGCGGCGACGTTTGCCGGGCCCGGCTCGCGCACGCTCACGGCGACGAGCAAGGGCGACGGCACGATCAAGACGACGATGAACGTCCTCGTCAACCAGGTGGTCCTGCCCGGCCAGGCGATCACGTTCACCTCCACGCCACCGGCGTACCCCGTCGTGGGCGGGGCCTATGCGGTGTCAGCCCTCGGCGGCGGCTCGGGCAACCCGGTCGTGTTCACCATCGATGCCGCCTCGACGGCCGGTGCCTGCTCGGTCGCGGGCAGCGTGGTGACATTTGCCGGCGCGGGCACCTGCACCGTCAATGCCAACCAGGCAGGCGACGCGAACTACGCCGCTGCCGCCCAGGTGCAGCAGACCATCGCCATCCCTGTCACCTACAGCGGCACCACCGTGCCCACCACGGGTGCGGGCGGCCCGGCCAGCGCCAGCTTCACGGGTGGAGGCGCCGGCTGCCGGTTCGACCCCGCCGCCACCGGCTTCATGGCCGCCAGCGCCGCCCCGCCGGGGCAGAGCGCGCCGCAGGGCGCGTTCCGCGTCCGGCTGGTGGACTGCACCCCGGGCGCCACGGTGCGTGTGACCACCCTGTGGCCGCAGCCGGTCGCCGGCTTCACCAAGTACGGCAGGGCCAGCAGCGGCGCCGCCAGCGCCAGCTTCTTTGCGCCGAGGAATCTCACCATCGACGGCAACGCCGTGAGTTTCGACCTGACCGACGGCCAGCTGGGAGACGACGATTGGGCCCAGAACGGCGTGATCGTGGACCCGGTGATGCCACTGGCCGCCGCGGGCCTGGCCACCGCCATTCCCACGCTGAGCGAATGGGGCGTGGTGCTGACGGGGGCCACGCTGGCCGCCATGGCCTTGCTGGGGTTGCGCCGCCGCCGGGGCTGATGGGCGTGCAGGGGCCCTCACGGCGCACGGCCTCTGCCCGGCGCGTGAACGCGGTCATCCCCCGGGCGGGGGAGCCGGTGCCCTGAAGCTGGCGGCCCACGCCGGGAACTCGTCCGCCGGCATGGGCCTGGCAATGAAGTAGCCCTGCGCTATGTCGCACCCCAGATGCAAGAGCTGCTCCCAGTGTTCGCGGGTCTCTATGCCCTCGGCCACTGTCTTGCGGTCCAGGTCATGGACCAGGTCGATGGTGGAGCGCACGATCTTGGCGGAGCTCTTGTCGTGTGTCATGGCGGCGACGAAAGACTGGTCGATCTTGATGCAGTCTACGGGAAGCTTCTGCAGGTATGCCAGGGACGAGTAGCCGGTGCCAAAGTCGTCGATGTACAGCGGAATGCCTTCCTCCCGCAGGGCGTGGAGCACGCCCATGGCGTATTGCGCATCCTCCATGACGGTGCTCTCGGTGATCTCCACCTCCAGCAGCCCGCGTGCCACGCCGCGCTCGCGCTGCCAGTGGCGGAACTTGGCGAACAGCTGCTCATCGCGCAGGTTGCGCGCCGAGAGGTTGACGGCGATGGGCAGGGCGCAGCCCTGGCGCTGCCAGGCCTGGAGTATGTCGAGCACGGACACCAGCATCCATTCCGTCAGCGGCTTGATGAGCCCCGTGTGCTCCGCCAGTTCGATGAAGACCCCGGGCGCCAGCAGGCCGCGCTGGGGGTGGAGCCAGCGCACCAGTGCCTCGGCGCCGCAGACGCGGCCGCTGGCGAAATCGACCTTGGGCTGCAGGTAGACCCGCAGCTGGCCGGCGTCGATCGCGTGGCGCAGCTCGCCCGCCATGTTCAGGCGCTCGGCCTGGTCCTGTTCCTGCTGAGGAATGAAAACGACGTGGTCCACGCCCATTCTCTTGGCCTGGTGAACCGCCTTGTCCATGCGGCGCAGCAGGTCGTGCACGGTTCGCCCGTGCTCCGGGAACAGCGCGATGCCGGCCTTGGCCACCACATCCAGCGCGATGCCGGCCACCGAAATCGGCTGTGACAAGTTCTGCTCCAGCATGTTCACCGTGTGGCGGGCGGCGTGCAGGTCGCTGTCCGGCAAGAGGGCCGCGAACTCATCGCCGCGCAGGCGGGCCACCAGGGCCGATGGCGGGGCGCTGCGCTGCAGCCGCCGTGCGAACTCGCGCAGGATGTCGTCGCCGTGCGCAAAGCCCAGCGCTTCGTTGATTTCGCTCAGGCGCTCGATATTGAATTGCAGCACCGCCAGCGAGCGCGGCTGTTCACCGCCTTCGTGGATGGCGGCGGCCAGCGCCTCTTCGAACTGGAGGGCATTGGGCAGGCCCGTCAACGGGTCATGCCGGGTGAAGTGGTGCATGGCGGCCTGCACGCGCTCCTGTTCGACGCGCGAGCGCAAGGTCGCGATGCCATAGGCCAGGTCATCGCTGGACTCCGTGAGCAGCGCGATTTCGTCCTCGCCAAAGGTGTCGGGTTCCGGGTCGTAGATGGACAAGGCGCCAATGACCCGGCCTGCCACCCGCAGCGGGCACGAGATGCCGGATCTCGGCCCGTGGGGCCTGCCGTGCCAGGGCGCATGGCCGGGGTCGGTGTTCATGTTGCGCACCAGGCAGACCTCCTCGGTCCGGATGGCGCTGGAGGTGACCCCCTGGCCCAGGGCCGTGCCGCTCAGGTCCAGCCCCAGCTGCCGCAGCGCGTCCATGCCGCCGGGGTAGCCGCATTCGGCCATGGGTTCAAGGGGCAGCTCCGGGCGGCTGCCGCAGTACCAGACCACGGCCATGCCATAGCCGCCGGCCGTGACGATGGCCTGGCACATGCTGTCCAGCAGATCCTGTTCCTCGCTGGCCCGCAGCATGGTGCGGTTGCCGGCGCTCAGGGTGCGCAGGGCGCGGGTCGCGTGCTCCAGCTGCCGTATGCGCTGCTCCAGTTCGGTGTTGAGCGTCTGTATGCGGTTCTCGAAGTGCTTGCGGTCCGTGATGTCGGTGCCCAGCACGTAGTAGCCGCCCACCTTGTCGTCCGCCTCGAACCTGGGCAGGTAGCGGATGGCCTGCCAGACCCCGGGGAAGGGCTGCCAGTCATAGGCCTGCGGGGTGCCCGTCAGCACGCCGTCGATCATCGGGGCGGCCTGGCCGTAGCGTTCGTCGCCGAGTATTTCCTGCACCGTGCACCCCGTGATGTCCGCGCGTTCCGGGGCGAAGCTCTGGCGGTACTGGTCGTTCACGTACACATAGCGCCGCTCGGCGCTCACGAACGCGATCAGCGCGGGAACCGCGCCAATGACGCTGCGCAGGTGGTCTTCGCTTTCTTTGAGCTGCGTCGTCCGCTCCCGGACGTGCGACTCCAGCAGGATGTTCTGCGCGCGAATGGTCTGCTCGGCCTGGCGCTCCGCCGTGACGTCACGGAAGACGAGGACCACGCCATGCAGCTGGCCGTTGGCATCCCGGATGGGGGCCGCGCTGTCCGCGATGGGGCATTCCGTGCCGTCGCGCGCGAGCAGCGACGTGTGGTTGGCGAGGGCTTGAATCTCGCCGGTGGCAAGCGCGGCGGCCACGGGCACCAGGGCGGGCTCGCGGGTCTGTTCGTTGACGATGCGAAACACCGCTTCCACCGGCAGCCCCCGGGCCAGCGCGATGGGCCAGCCCGTCAACTGCTCGGCCACGGGGTTCATGCGCAGGATGCGGCCCTCGGTGTCGGTGGCCAGCACGGCATCTCCGATGGAGTGCAGCGTGGTCGACAGGCTTTCTTCGCTGTCCGCCAGCGCGCGCTGGCTGGTTTCGGTTTCGCGCAGCTGCCGGCGGATCAGCAGGTAGGTCGCGCCCAGCAGGGCCACCAGCATCGCGGCGGCGATGGAGCCCGCCACCACCAGTTTCTGCCGTGCCTGGGCATGCGCGTTGGCACGCAGCGTGAGCAGGTGGCGCTCCGCCGTGTCCATGTCGCCGAGCAGCTCGTAGGTGCGTGCGCGCGTGGCCCGCAGCGGCGCGGTGGCCACGAAGGCATTGGCGGCCTCCTGGCCCTGGGTCTTGCGCAGCATCTCGACCTGCCGGGAGATCACCATCCGCTGGTTCACGATTTCCCGCAGCTGGCCCCAGCGCTGGTGCTGGTCGGGGTTGCTGGCGGTCAGCAACTGGATCCTCTCCAGCGTGCGCTCTCTCTGCGCGATGGTGTCGTCGCGTTCGGCGATGTGGGCGGGGTCTCCGCTGAGCCGGAAGTTCTGCGTGGCCAGCTCGATCTGCAGGGTATAGCCACGGGTGCGGGCCAGGTTGTTGAGCACCTCATGGGTATGCGCGAGCATCAGCGCGGTCTGGGACGCATCGTTCGCCACCCGCCAGGTGGCCGCCACCAGCGCCGCCACCACCAGCACGGCGGCGCCGAATGCAATGGCGACCTTGCTTTCGAAACTGGACCAGCGTGCCACCGTATTGACCTTTCCGTGAGGAGACCCGGCCGGATGGACCCGGATCGAACAGTACGCCGGCACCGGAAGGACGGGGTTCGCCATGCCTGCTGCATCGTGCAGCACATCAGGAATCCGTTGGCTGGCTGCTATCGGCCAGGTCGAATATACCGACTGGAGGCCTTGCGGGGAACCAATAGATGGCATGGTGGAGCTCTGTGGGCCCCCTCAGGGCGCGCCGCCCGCCGGTCCCGTGGGGCACGGCGAGTCCCTAGAATCGCGGGAGCCCACCGACCCCCCAAGAAACACGACCATGGAACGAGCAACCCGCCAGCGTGCGGCAATCCACGCCGCGATAGCCACCGCAGGGCGTCCCTTGTCGCCGCAGGAGGTCCTGGAGGCAGCACGCGCCGACATCCCCTCGCTGGGGGTGGCAACCGTCTACCGGAATCTTCGCGCGCTGATGGAGGACGGCACGATCGAGCCGGTGACCCTGCCCGGCAGCAGCGCCCGCTACGAGATGGCGGGGCAGGACCACCATCACCATTTCCTGTGCAGGGTCTGCCACCGCGTGTTCGATATCCATGCATGCCCCGGCGGCTTCGCGCACCTGGCCCCGCCGGGCTTCACCGTGGACGGCCACGACATCACCTTGTACGGCCAGTGCAGCGATTGCCAGCCCCCGCCGCCGGCGAAGAAGGCGCCGGCCCCGGCGCGCCGGGGCCTCACCCGGGGCTGACGGCCTGCCTTTCCCGTGCCCGCCGGTGGCCGCGGCGGGCGGTCGCCGGTTTCCATGCGCACCTGCCGGGGGCGGCATGCCGCTTCGGGCCAAGGGCGCGCGGAGCGTGAGACAATGCCGCCCTGCGCAGCGGCTCCACGGGAGCCCCACTGCCGCTGCCGATCCGAGGGCGCCATGCCGTGGCAGGCACCAGGCCCGGCGGCAACGCCAGGCAACGGCGTGTGAATGCGCGGCCGATGTGCCGGTACCCGCCTGCACAGCCGAAGGCCCTTGATTTGATGAAGGAATCAAGGGCCTTTTCTTTTCAATGGGCGCCCTGGGCGCCGGACGGTTTCCCCCGGCATGCCTCGCGGCATGCCATTCACCCTGTTCCACGCGGCCACCGCCGCCACTCGCCGGCCCGGGCACGACAGTTCGGCCGTGCAGAGTGACTTCGCCACCGATTCTCTGACCTCCCATGACACCCTTCCTGAAGGACACCACCCTCGGCATCGACTTTGGCACTTCCAACTCCGCGATGGCCGTGCGCCAGGGCACCGGGCCCGCGCGGATGATCGCGCTCGAAGGAGGCGCCCCCACACTGCCCACCGCGCTGTTCTTCAATGCGGAAGACCACCGCACCCACTTTGGCCGGGATGCCGTGGGGCAGTACCTGGCGGGCACGGAGGGGCGCCTGATGCGCTCGCTCAAGAGCCTGCTGGGCAGCGCGCTGCTGCAGGACAAGACGGCGGTGCACAACAAGCTGGTGAGCTACCAGGACATCATCAGCCTCTTCTTGCGCATGCTGGTGCAAAAGGCGCGCGATGACCTGGGCGGCATGCCGGCCCGGGTGGTGATGGGGCGCCCGGTGCATTTCGTGGACGGGGACGCCGGCCGCGACCAGCAGGCGGAAGATGCGCTGCGCCAGGCCGCGGTGGACGCGGGGTTCGCCGAGGTGTCGTTCCAGCTGGAGCCCATCGCCGCCGCGCTGGACCACGAGCAGCGCATCACGCACGAGTCGCTGGTGCTGGTGGTGGACATCGGCGGGGGCACGTCGGACTTCACGGTGGTGCGGCTGGGGCCGCAGCGCATGGCGCGCGCCGAGCGCGGCAGCGATGTGCTGGCCACCACCGGCGTGCACGTGGGCGGCACCGACTTCGACCGGCGGCTGAGCCTGGACCTGCTGATGCCCCTGCTCGGATTTCGGCACACCGGCCCCGCGGGGCGCGAGGTGCCCAGCCGGGTGTTCTTCGACCTGTCCACCTGGCACCTGATCCAGTGGCTGTACTCGCCGCGCGCGCTGCGCGACGCGCAGAACCTGCGCACCGACTATTCAGATGCCCGGCTGCACGCGC from Acidovorax sp. A79 includes the following:
- a CDS encoding sensor histidine kinase: MWLDLARLALRFLLAGAAAGGAALAGVLPAHLVQAQAWNPASGGWAPPPSLHESPDAVLSSTIPWSTVDLPHARARSTVSTAAQADAPPEVWWYRLRVPGEALAATPQGTRLYIPRWQTVGTVAVYADGHLVWQSHGSRVWNSFNRPVWVDLAGHAAPGVPLEVHVRMANLPGVGGALSSVWAGPAEALWPGWRLRSLLQTDLVAYLRGAYLVLGVFALAVWLVRRGRGEAGYLLFFLLSVGHLLATLFYLVDAEGFGVPDEWFSWLTLVGSLGSSACSFFLLCRMLGRGYPRLARAVVAYCGLVALAALPLWDLRHEAMLPLLRLALFPPALVVLCVAALGAWRERSWSSVLLAGAVALSFPLAVHDLAMQRYRISIEHIYLTPYVYMGVFTMFLLVGFTRYHRALEVAEQANAVQAERLAAQELQLRETHELLRAAEREQTLLHERQRLMREMHDGVGSSLMSALRLVETAPAAPVDVAQVLRECIDDLKISIDSLEPVNADLLALLAGLRYRLGLRLEGAGLVMHWQVDDLPPLPWLDAQNALHVLRILQEILTNILKHSGATEIVLSTAEAVWPPPEGGGDGTRGVQVCIRDNGRPFSPPASEALAPARRGLPNVHSRALALGAHCTWSTSDGAQAQGSTFTLWLPLHKQG
- a CDS encoding response regulator transcription factor codes for the protein MVSLPRTTPWAPDAAPAPPAIRVAVVEDDFVCRNALAHALQGAADMHLQWVAASRAEALAALQADDAPLDVLLLDLGLPDGSGLDVLAVLRARWPGAAAMVSTIFGDEAHVLGAIEAGAMGYLLKDLPPSAVVDEVRSLHAGGSPINPMVARKLLLRRAQSPVTAKPSAGLEPGLAAAEITEVAPSAREAELLRMVARGYTLDEVARAMGVSRHTVRTFVRRVYAKLQVTTQAEAVSAAARKGWIDVA
- a CDS encoding IPTL-CTERM sorting domain-containing protein, whose protein sequence is MSSWIEAPLVADGYTRNADYFPFEPTLLVNPDANAQLKFSYATLPSGTLTKLVVDKASTTASVGQEAYTLNADKVARARLVLYVEKVAAPGYIAIFSAHQDGADCFEREDTAPHCGQSVASADAAATDADSPAQPLRITTPGFYSFDVTKLVKYRLANNVESMMRVGAAPDPNDNTFGSFEFASKELPAGQAHVLHQPQLLITLSDAVGATRNAYAATSVRQSSIDPSVASRNFAQDENLWLSGVPGNRAYALIQPQSLPTGAFTLRTALNEMGSVGVKQTMVAFVNAPVPEQATAQPQANFYTRPGFTSQNQQVTSWNGGWTEPSAAALFATAPLDRDAQNQSLFVDASEGYVSALAGAYNADRRENFAIAGSTNLQAPLTLDSDNNTRTGHMPRFVAAITPVSDRMRNFMKFDRDDSEHTRNYCLALGDGMCNPSLSLRARLGQLFTRNPIVIDPRASTPEGSYLPYATPINVAVPSSGASAIIQSDPDPAEQGFMGDGGTGYYIYDARANRVAGQYQGIISMPGHNLRAVIHFENLPLPAPSLGGPGTIDMVPGAASVTVAANAPIPFRLTVADPVNANIDDTTRWAITSSNPGDTMPGEIQQSEGSAAFAATFAGPGSRTLTATSKGDGTIKTTMNVLVNQVVLPGQAITFTSTPPAYPVVGGAYAVSALGGGSGNPVVFTIDAASTAGACSVAGSVVTFAGAGTCTVNANQAGDANYAAAAQVQQTIAIPVTYSGTTVPTTGAGGPASASFTGGGAGCRFDPAATGFMAASAAPPGQSAPQGAFRVRLVDCTPGATVRVTTLWPQPVAGFTKYGRASSGAASASFFAPRNLTIDGNAVSFDLTDGQLGDDDWAQNGVIVDPVMPLAAAGLATAIPTLSEWGVVLTGATLAAMALLGLRRRRG
- a CDS encoding EAL domain-containing protein, which codes for MARWSSFESKVAIAFGAAVLVVAALVAATWRVANDASQTALMLAHTHEVLNNLARTRGYTLQIELATQNFRLSGDPAHIAERDDTIAQRERTLERIQLLTASNPDQHQRWGQLREIVNQRMVISRQVEMLRKTQGQEAANAFVATAPLRATRARTYELLGDMDTAERHLLTLRANAHAQARQKLVVAGSIAAAMLVALLGATYLLIRRQLRETETSQRALADSEESLSTTLHSIGDAVLATDTEGRILRMNPVAEQLTGWPIALARGLPVEAVFRIVNEQTREPALVPVAAALATGEIQALANHTSLLARDGTECPIADSAAPIRDANGQLHGVVLVFRDVTAERQAEQTIRAQNILLESHVRERTTQLKESEDHLRSVIGAVPALIAFVSAERRYVYVNDQYRQSFAPERADITGCTVQEILGDERYGQAAPMIDGVLTGTPQAYDWQPFPGVWQAIRYLPRFEADDKVGGYYVLGTDITDRKHFENRIQTLNTELEQRIRQLEHATRALRTLSAGNRTMLRASEEQDLLDSMCQAIVTAGGYGMAVVWYCGSRPELPLEPMAECGYPGGMDALRQLGLDLSGTALGQGVTSSAIRTEEVCLVRNMNTDPGHAPWHGRPHGPRSGISCPLRVAGRVIGALSIYDPEPDTFGEDEIALLTESSDDLAYGIATLRSRVEQERVQAAMHHFTRHDPLTGLPNALQFEEALAAAIHEGGEQPRSLAVLQFNIERLSEINEALGFAHGDDILREFARRLQRSAPPSALVARLRGDEFAALLPDSDLHAARHTVNMLEQNLSQPISVAGIALDVVAKAGIALFPEHGRTVHDLLRRMDKAVHQAKRMGVDHVVFIPQQEQDQAERLNMAGELRHAIDAGQLRVYLQPKVDFASGRVCGAEALVRWLHPQRGLLAPGVFIELAEHTGLIKPLTEWMLVSVLDILQAWQRQGCALPIAVNLSARNLRDEQLFAKFRHWQRERGVARGLLEVEITESTVMEDAQYAMGVLHALREEGIPLYIDDFGTGYSSLAYLQKLPVDCIKIDQSFVAAMTHDKSSAKIVRSTIDLVHDLDRKTVAEGIETREHWEQLLHLGCDIAQGYFIARPMPADEFPAWAASFRAPAPPPGG
- a CDS encoding Fur family transcriptional regulator, which translates into the protein MERATRQRAAIHAAIATAGRPLSPQEVLEAARADIPSLGVATVYRNLRALMEDGTIEPVTLPGSSARYEMAGQDHHHHFLCRVCHRVFDIHACPGGFAHLAPPGFTVDGHDITLYGQCSDCQPPPPAKKAPAPARRGLTRG
- a CDS encoding Hsp70 family protein, with translation MTPFLKDTTLGIDFGTSNSAMAVRQGTGPARMIALEGGAPTLPTALFFNAEDHRTHFGRDAVGQYLAGTEGRLMRSLKSLLGSALLQDKTAVHNKLVSYQDIISLFLRMLVQKARDDLGGMPARVVMGRPVHFVDGDAGRDQQAEDALRQAAVDAGFAEVSFQLEPIAAALDHEQRITHESLVLVVDIGGGTSDFTVVRLGPQRMARAERGSDVLATTGVHVGGTDFDRRLSLDLLMPLLGFRHTGPAGREVPSRVFFDLSTWHLIQWLYSPRALRDAQNLRTDYSDARLHARLMRVLHERLGHRMANTVEQAKIAASLGDADAPMPLDWIETGLAESVTPEGLARFLSQPLEQVVACAQECVQLAGLGQQGVDAIYLTGGSSALRPLRQALKAAFPGTPQVEGDLFGGVAAGLAVSG